The proteins below are encoded in one region of Hordeum vulgare subsp. vulgare chromosome 3H, MorexV3_pseudomolecules_assembly, whole genome shotgun sequence:
- the LOC123440117 gene encoding protein PLASTID MOVEMENT IMPAIRED 2-like, which yields MEATMDGGSVRATMSIFGESISGRKADKNRAQEKLSSEMRQVAKSDMDKLNERKASVDNERAGAESELSRARAMAKELERQIDQTKAKATSQRSGLQLQATWARKNGAEEASDAQYAEVSQELDRVKRELRKLKLEVKSAAEAKAKAESDVVATVCKIQSNLQAADEMKRRVDEANEEHVLVELARIEAERERRELEAQHVAEAERFAREIEAARAKVKEARREVSRARELEAKLEDTNADVEVLQGEMELVRAMEKNHVPNDGAAEATATARQKKEEAEDRALLQAAEAELSVAKNELESIKAGAFQFMTSMDRTRTEIMGVVQEIDRLKAQEKNADAQVQQLNAKLLKARAQMEAVTAADERSKAIVSNLTAAMQQLHAETEAASKEEELTMLEKRCVVAEADNVAAEMATAEERIRQSVKELEAAKASEASAMKKLKAAVESTMQARASAAPRRQGTITVSRFEYEYLSGRAALVRVVADKKVAAAQAWVQALKASEKEVAMRAEAAEREMREMGPREAQAASEAEKTAGEQKALEQELYDLNATAESIGLQCAYPRRRSSRVSATSRRSKGRRSSVSAANWNPKSPSFTIKRKKKMMPSLLKLIKEKRGGSDKSTN from the exons ATGGAGGCTACCATGGATGGTGGATCAGTGAGAGCCACAATGAGCATCTTTGGCGAGAGCATAAGTGGGAGAAAGGCAGACAAGAACAGAGCTCAAGAG AAACTGTCCTCTGAAATGAGACAAGTAGCGAAATCCGACATGGACAAGCTGAACGAACGCAAGGCGTCCGTGGATAACGAGCGAGCCGGCGCCGAGTCGGAGCTGTCGAGAGCACGAGCCATGGCCAAGGAGCTGGAGCGGCAAATCGACCAGACCAAGGCCAAGGCGACGTCCCAGAGGTCAGGGCTGCAACTGCAAGCAACGTGGGCACGGAAGAATGGCGCCGAGGAGGCATCGGACGCCCAGTACGCGGAGGTGTCGCAAGAGCTGGACCGCGTCAAGAGGGAGCTCCGCAAGCTGAAGCTGGAGGTGAAGTCCGCGGCGGAGGCCAAGGCCAAGGCCGAGAGCGACGTCGTGGCGACGGTGTGCAAGATCCAGTCCAACCTGCAGGCCGCCGACGAGATGAAGCGGCGCGTGGACGAGGCCAACGAGGAGCACGTCCTGGTGGAGCTCGCGCGCATCGAGGCCGAGCGGGAGCGCCGCGAGCTGGAGGCCCAGCACGTCGCCGAGGCAGAGCGGTTCGCTAGGGAGATCGAGGCCGCCAGGGCAAAGGTGAAGGAGGCGCGCAGGGAGGTGAGCCGCGCGAGGGAGCTGGAGGCCAAGCTGGAAGACACGAACGCCGACGTGGAGGTCCTGCAGGGCGAGATGGAGCTGGTGCGCGCCATGGAGAAGAACCACGTCCCGAACGATGGGGCGGCGGAGGCCACCGCGACGGCGAGGCAGAAGAAAGAAGAGGCGGAGGACAGGGCGCTGCTGCAGGCTGCGGAGGCCGAGCTGTCCGTGGCGAAGAACGAGCTGGAGAGCATCAAGGCGGGGGCGTTCCAGTTCATGACCTCCATGGACCGCACCCGGACCGAGATCATGGGAGTCGTCCAGGAGATCGACCGCCTCAAGGCGCAGGAGAAGAACGCGGACGCGCAGGTGCAGCAGCTGAACGCGAAGCTCCTCAAGGCGAGGGCCCAGATGGAGGCCGTCACGGCCGCCGACGAGAGGTCCAAGGCCATCGTCTCCAACCTCACGGCGGCGATGCAGCAGTTGCATGCCGAGACCGAGGCGGcgagcaaggaggaggagcttaCCATGCTGGAGAAACGGTGCGTGGTGGCAGAGGCCGACAACGTGGCCGCGGAGATGGCCACGGCCGAGGAACGGATCAGGCAGTCGGTGAAGGAGCTGGAGGCGGCGAAGGCGTCCGAGGCGTCGGCAATGAAGAAGCTCAAGGCCGCCGTGGAGAGCACAATGCAGGCCAGGGCGTCCGCGGCGCCACGGCGGCAGGGGACCATAACCGTCTCACGGTTCGAGTACGAGTACCTGAGCGGGCGCGCGGCGCTGGTCCGGGTGGTGGCCGACAAGAAGGTGGCCGCGGCGCAGGCGTGGGTGCAGGCGCTCAAGGCGAGCGAGAAGGAGGTGGCCATGCGGGCCGAGGCGGCGGAGCGGGAGATGCGGGAAATGGGCCCCAGGGAGGCCCAGGCGGCGTCGGAGGCGGAGAAGACGGCTGGCGAGCAGAAGGCGCTCGAGCAGGAGCTGTACGACCTCAACGCGACGGCGGAGAGTATCGGCCTGCAGTGCGCGTACCCGCGGCGGAGGTCGAGCAGGGTGTCGGCGACGTCGAGGAGGTCGAAGGGTCGGCGGTCATCGGTGTCTGCGGCGAACTGGAATCCGAAGTCGCCGTCGTTCACcatcaagaggaagaagaagatgatgcccAGCCTCCTGAAGCTCATCAAGGAGAAGAGAGGCGGCAGCGACAAGAGCACCAACTGA